One Heyndrickxia oleronia genomic window, AATCTTTCCAGGATGTTCTTCAGTAACTTCACCGATTATTGCTGCTTCCACTCCAGCATTTTTTAAATCAGATAGTAAATGTTCAGCTTCATCACTAGAAAGGGAGATCAATAACCCTCCAGATGTAACAGCATCACATAAAATCCATTGGTCAATTTGATCCATTGTTTCAGGGAAGGTTACATCCGCTTTGACATGATCATAATTATTTTTAGTTCCACCAGGTACGGCACCTGCTTCTGCTAATTCTCTTACACGTGGTAATGTAGGTACATCATTTTTATAAATTCGAATACCTGTATTGCTTCCTTTTGCCATTTCAGTTGTGTGTCCAAGCAGACCAAATCCGGTTACATCTGTACAAGCATGTACATCATATGCTTGCATCGTTTCCGCAGCCGTTTTATTTAATGTACTCATCACATTAGTTACACGATCAATTTCATCACCAGATAATAAATCTCTTTTTAAAGAAGTAGTCATAATTCCAACACCGATAGGTTTCGTTAAAACAAGCTTGTCCCCTGGTTTTGCTCCTGCATTTGTGCGTACTTTCTTTGGATTAATGGTTCCAGTAACAGCGAGTCCAAACTTTGGCTCCTGATCATCGATGGAATGCCCTCCCACTAATGTAACTCCCGCTTCTTTTAATTTATCTCCAGCACCACGTAAAATATCAGATAAAATTTGTTTATCTAATGTGTGAATTGGAAATGCAACAATATTTAATGCAGTTAAAGGTGTTCCTCCCATCGCATAAATATCACTAATCGCATTCGCAGCCGCAACTTGGCCAAAAGAATAAGGATCATCTACAATTGGGGTGAAAAAGTCGACAGTTTGTACGATTGCTAAGTCATCTGTTAAACGATAGACACCTGCATCATCACTAGTATCTAAGCCAACTAATAGATCTGGATTTGGCGTACTTTGCGGCAAGGTCCGAATCACTTGTGCCAAATCAGCAGGGCCAATTTTACAGCCACAGCCTCCCTTCGTCGTTAATGATGTTAGTTTTACTTGACTTGAATTTGTCATTTTGACAACAACCTTTCTTTTACGATTCATCTATTCATATTATAGAACAACATGTCAATACTTGCATAATGAAGGGATTAATAAATTTACTATGTATCCAAGGAAAATTCATTAATTTAGGTATCTCCCTTATTATTATGATATAATATTATGTCTTTAAAATTTACCATTCTACTTTTCACAGGAGGCTTCACCCTATGTCACAACTAGATCATTCAATAAAGCAGCAACAAGTGAACAGTAGAAAAACTCTATGGTTCATTGTTGCCTTTTTATTGATTACGGTTGCTGGTTTACTATATGTCAAATGGTGGCCGTATTATCATAAAGCTATTTTAGCAGCTGATACTCATTCAATTGGTTCTTCTATCTTGGGGGATTCATCCAATCACCAAATTCCCTTCTGGCAATCAGCTTTGGATTATGCTAAAGTCTACTTCCAATCGGTTTGGAAAGCAGCTGTATTAGGGATTTTACTTGGTTCTCTTCTTCAAGTATTATTGCCAACTCAATGGTTATTAAAAGTATTAGGTAAAACCTCATTTGGTAGTACGGCAGTTGCTGGACTTGCAGCTATTCCGGGTATGATGTGCACATGCTGCGCTGCACCAATTGCAGTAGGCTTACGCAAAAAGAATGTTTCAGTCGGAGCTGCACTAGCTTTTTGGATGGGTAATCCCCTTATTAATCCGGCAACTCTTGTCTTTATGACCTTTGTATTATCATGGAAATTTACCTTAATCCGATTAGTATTTGGATTAATTATCACTTTTGGGGTAAGTTATCTTGCCAATCGATTCGCAAAAGATCTACAACCGATTGATCTCGATCAAGTAGTTACAAT contains:
- the selD gene encoding selenide, water dikinase SelD, which encodes MTNSSQVKLTSLTTKGGCGCKIGPADLAQVIRTLPQSTPNPDLLVGLDTSDDAGVYRLTDDLAIVQTVDFFTPIVDDPYSFGQVAAANAISDIYAMGGTPLTALNIVAFPIHTLDKQILSDILRGAGDKLKEAGVTLVGGHSIDDQEPKFGLAVTGTINPKKVRTNAGAKPGDKLVLTKPIGVGIMTTSLKRDLLSGDEIDRVTNVMSTLNKTAAETMQAYDVHACTDVTGFGLLGHTTEMAKGSNTGIRIYKNDVPTLPRVRELAEAGAVPGGTKNNYDHVKADVTFPETMDQIDQWILCDAVTSGGLLISLSSDEAEHLLSDLKNAGVEAAIIGEVTEEHPGKITVL
- a CDS encoding permease, producing MSQLDHSIKQQQVNSRKTLWFIVAFLLITVAGLLYVKWWPYYHKAILAADTHSIGSSILGDSSNHQIPFWQSALDYAKVYFQSVWKAAVLGILLGSLLQVLLPTQWLLKVLGKTSFGSTAVAGLAAIPGMMCTCCAAPIAVGLRKKNVSVGAALAFWMGNPLINPATLVFMTFVLSWKFTLIRLVFGLIITFGVSYLANRFAKDLQPIDLDQVVTIEEPKGNFMIRWFKSIGTMIVYIVPAYVLSVLVIGAARIWLFPHIGESTANSLMAIILFAVVGMLFVIPTAAEIPIIQTFMSLGLGGGPAAALLITLPAISVPSLIMVARSFPKKVMYFVMGSVVVIGVISGLVGWMLL